A single Tamandua tetradactyla isolate mTamTet1 chromosome X, mTamTet1.pri, whole genome shotgun sequence DNA region contains:
- the LOC143670445 gene encoding CXXC-type zinc finger protein 1-like isoform X1 has protein sequence MSDKEFLFLDPTLQKQAVNLNPMKNKVELKKQKQKQKQKQKQKQKQKHKHRHMDKWKQPQQVDVKDPASLQQCLGPGCVHPTRPHSKYCSDDCGMKLAADRIYEILPQRIRQWQKSPCIAEEHSKKMLERIHREQQEAQTRLKDMECHFHELEAIILRGKQQTVCHDEESNKGARNNTNVKIFCVSCGKSISTQVALRHMEHCFSKYECQASFGSKYPTCIEGTTRLFCDVYNPKTETYCKRLQVLCPEHSQDPKVSNDEVCGCPLVRNVFELTGDFCRLPKRLCNLHYCWEKLRRAEVDLERVRALHKLEELFEQERKVHMAMTNRAGLLALMLHETIQHDPHTTDLRYSGVS, from the exons ATGAGTGACAAAGAGTTCCTGTTCCTGGATCCTACTCTGCAGAAGCAAGCAGTGAATTTGAATCCCATGAAGAACAAGGTAGAGCTGAAG aagcagaagcagaagcagaagcagaagcagaagcagaagcagaagcagaaacACAAGCATAGGCACATGGACAAGTGGAAACAACCACAGCAAGTAGATGTCAAGGACCCAGCCTCACTGCAGCAGTGCCTGGGGCCTGGCTGTGTGCATCCCACCCGGCCCCACTCCAAGTACTGCTCTGACGACTGTGGCATGAAGCTGGCAGCGGA CCGCATCTATGAGATCCTGCCACAGCGCATTCGGCAGTGGCAGAAGAGTCCCTGCATTGCTGAAGAGCATAGCAAGAAAATGCTTGAGCGCATCCACCGTGAGCAGCAGGAGGCCCAAACCCGCCTGAAGGACATGGAGTGCCATTTCCATGAACTTGAGGCCATCATCCTGCGTGGTAAACAGCAGACTGTGTGCCACGATGAGGAG AGCAACAAAGGTGCCAGGAACAACACAAACGTGAAGATTTTCTGTGTCTCCTGTGGGAAGTCCATCAGTACACAAGTCGCCCTGCGCCACATGGAGCACTGCTTCTCCAAG tATGAGTGCCAGGCATCCTTTGGGTCGAAGTACCCCACTTGCATTGAGGG GACCACACGGCTCTTCTGTGATGTCTATAACCCGAAGACCGAGACCTACTGTAAGCGGCTCCAGGTGCTGTGCCCTGAGCACTCACAAGACCCTAAG GTATCAAATGATGAGGTGTGTGGTTGCCCACTAGTGCGCAATGTCTTTGAGCTCACGGGTGATTTCTGTCGCCTCCCCAAACGCCTGTGCAACCTCCACTACTGCTGGGAGAAGCTGAGACGTGCTGAGGTGGACCTGGAGCGCGTGCGTGCG TTGCACAAGCTGGAGGAGCTGTTTGAGCAGGAGCGCAAGGTTCACATGGCTATGACAAACCGGGCAGGGCTGCTGGCCCTGATGCTTCATGAGACAATCCAGCATGACCCGCACACTACTGACCTGCGCTACAGTGGAGTCAGCTGA
- the LOC143670445 gene encoding CXXC-type zinc finger protein 1-like isoform X2: MSDKEFLFLDPTLQKQAVNLNPMKNKEKKQKQKQKQKQKQKQKQKHKHRHMDKWKQPQQVDVKDPASLQQCLGPGCVHPTRPHSKYCSDDCGMKLAADRIYEILPQRIRQWQKSPCIAEEHSKKMLERIHREQQEAQTRLKDMECHFHELEAIILRGKQQTVCHDEESNKGARNNTNVKIFCVSCGKSISTQVALRHMEHCFSKYECQASFGSKYPTCIEGTTRLFCDVYNPKTETYCKRLQVLCPEHSQDPKVSNDEVCGCPLVRNVFELTGDFCRLPKRLCNLHYCWEKLRRAEVDLERVRALHKLEELFEQERKVHMAMTNRAGLLALMLHETIQHDPHTTDLRYSGVS; this comes from the exons ATGAGTGACAAAGAGTTCCTGTTCCTGGATCCTACTCTGCAGAAGCAAGCAGTGAATTTGAATCCCATGAAGAACAAG GAgaagaagcagaagcagaagcagaagcagaagcagaagcagaagcagaagcagaaacACAAGCATAGGCACATGGACAAGTGGAAACAACCACAGCAAGTAGATGTCAAGGACCCAGCCTCACTGCAGCAGTGCCTGGGGCCTGGCTGTGTGCATCCCACCCGGCCCCACTCCAAGTACTGCTCTGACGACTGTGGCATGAAGCTGGCAGCGGA CCGCATCTATGAGATCCTGCCACAGCGCATTCGGCAGTGGCAGAAGAGTCCCTGCATTGCTGAAGAGCATAGCAAGAAAATGCTTGAGCGCATCCACCGTGAGCAGCAGGAGGCCCAAACCCGCCTGAAGGACATGGAGTGCCATTTCCATGAACTTGAGGCCATCATCCTGCGTGGTAAACAGCAGACTGTGTGCCACGATGAGGAG AGCAACAAAGGTGCCAGGAACAACACAAACGTGAAGATTTTCTGTGTCTCCTGTGGGAAGTCCATCAGTACACAAGTCGCCCTGCGCCACATGGAGCACTGCTTCTCCAAG tATGAGTGCCAGGCATCCTTTGGGTCGAAGTACCCCACTTGCATTGAGGG GACCACACGGCTCTTCTGTGATGTCTATAACCCGAAGACCGAGACCTACTGTAAGCGGCTCCAGGTGCTGTGCCCTGAGCACTCACAAGACCCTAAG GTATCAAATGATGAGGTGTGTGGTTGCCCACTAGTGCGCAATGTCTTTGAGCTCACGGGTGATTTCTGTCGCCTCCCCAAACGCCTGTGCAACCTCCACTACTGCTGGGAGAAGCTGAGACGTGCTGAGGTGGACCTGGAGCGCGTGCGTGCG TTGCACAAGCTGGAGGAGCTGTTTGAGCAGGAGCGCAAGGTTCACATGGCTATGACAAACCGGGCAGGGCTGCTGGCCCTGATGCTTCATGAGACAATCCAGCATGACCCGCACACTACTGACCTGCGCTACAGTGGAGTCAGCTGA